Proteins from a genomic interval of Caldicellulosiruptor diazotrophicus:
- a CDS encoding amidohydrolase family protein — MIIDFHTHCFPDELAPRAMSKLSQNSGMPYYHNGTLSGLKDSAKKAGIDMCMVLPIATKPQQTRTINRWALSVMEENKQIICFGTVHPEFDEWKEEIRWLKENGFAGIKFHPDYQDFFVDDKKMYPIYDAIFQNDMIILFHSGVDPAFMPPYHCTPKKLHKVLKDFSGAKIVAAHMGGYRFFGETLEYLIGEDVYLDTSFFFGEVDIQNPEEVFRSHGIDKILFATDSPWKDQKREVEYVNSLRLSEEEKEKIFWKNAQQLLGLKIVHRAS; from the coding sequence ATGATTATAGACTTTCACACCCACTGTTTTCCAGATGAACTTGCACCAAGAGCAATGTCAAAGCTTTCACAAAATTCTGGTATGCCATATTATCACAACGGTACTTTGTCAGGTCTGAAAGACTCTGCTAAAAAAGCTGGAATTGACATGTGCATGGTTCTGCCCATTGCAACAAAACCTCAGCAAACAAGAACAATAAACAGATGGGCCTTGTCGGTAATGGAAGAAAACAAGCAGATAATTTGTTTTGGCACAGTTCATCCTGAGTTTGATGAGTGGAAAGAAGAGATAAGGTGGTTAAAAGAAAACGGGTTTGCTGGGATAAAATTTCACCCTGATTATCAGGATTTTTTTGTAGATGATAAAAAGATGTATCCAATCTATGATGCAATTTTCCAAAACGATATGATTATACTTTTTCACAGCGGAGTTGACCCGGCTTTTATGCCACCTTACCATTGTACACCAAAAAAGCTTCATAAGGTTCTAAAAGATTTTTCGGGTGCAAAGATAGTTGCAGCGCATATGGGTGGATATAGGTTTTTTGGTGAGACGCTTGAGTATTTGATAGGTGAAGATGTGTATCTTGATACATCCTTTTTCTTTGGTGAAGTTGATATACAAAATCCCGAAGAGGTTTTCAGAAGTCATGGGATAGATAAGATTTTGTTTGCAACAGACTCTCCATGGAAAGACCAGAAAAGAGAAGTTGAGTATGTAAATAGCTTAAGACTTTCTGAAGAAGAGAAAGAAAAGATTTTTTGGAAGAATGCGCAGCAGTTACTTGGACTCAAAATTGTTCATAGGGCAAGCTAA
- a CDS encoding ferritin-like domain-containing protein has protein sequence MSKKIENILRFGMKMEKNAQDFYSFYANSLQDEGLKKLFEEFVKIEQEHYKYLENILKSLGSQEPPISISWVVDDQNKMVDPHILVDNSKILETDFSDLTILRLAYLIESDFAAFYKHAAEKVEDGNVKGLLLHLAKWEEEHEKFFKDRYHSLMKKEWEEIDLF, from the coding sequence ATGAGCAAAAAGATCGAGAACATATTGAGGTTTGGAATGAAGATGGAGAAAAATGCGCAAGACTTTTATTCGTTCTATGCAAATAGCTTGCAAGATGAAGGGCTAAAAAAACTTTTTGAAGAGTTTGTAAAGATTGAACAAGAACATTATAAGTATCTTGAGAATATTCTAAAAAGTCTGGGCAGCCAAGAACCACCAATTTCAATTTCATGGGTTGTAGATGACCAGAACAAAATGGTAGACCCGCATATATTAGTTGATAACTCCAAAATTTTGGAAACTGACTTTTCAGACCTTACAATTTTAAGGCTTGCATACCTGATTGAAAGCGATTTTGCAGCATTTTATAAACACGCTGCTGAAAAAGTTGAAGATGGCAATGTAAAAGGTTTGCTTCTACATCTTGCCAAGTGGGAAGAGGAACATGAGAAATTCTTTAAAGATAGGTACCACAGCCTTATGAAAAAAGAGTGGGAAGAAATTGATTTGTTCTAA
- a CDS encoding papain-like cysteine protease family protein: MVKKLLKKGRYKRIVISAIVFFTLLLLNLSDAFAENTITYVELPVKKVSQAYSNWCWAAGCESILYYCKNYLGFGREATQWDIVKYIYGSYVNKPASLYDIQRALSYYGVGSSRMIPVSGWIISYGQIAEQIVNYRSPIGLVITATVSQNHFVVLNGIWQYFDSNGYLQNYIMIMDPAIGGVISIPDSELRDNDNYQDYLDAIRVFKPY; encoded by the coding sequence ATGGTCAAAAAATTACTAAAAAAGGGAAGGTACAAAAGAATCGTGATTAGTGCTATTGTGTTTTTTACATTACTCTTACTGAACCTTAGTGATGCATTTGCAGAAAATACAATTACGTATGTTGAACTTCCAGTTAAAAAAGTAAGTCAGGCATATTCAAATTGGTGCTGGGCAGCAGGGTGTGAGTCGATATTGTACTATTGCAAAAACTATTTAGGTTTTGGGAGAGAGGCAACACAGTGGGATATAGTGAAATATATTTATGGAAGCTATGTAAATAAACCTGCATCTCTTTATGATATACAAAGAGCGCTGAGCTATTATGGTGTTGGCTCTTCACGCATGATACCAGTAAGTGGCTGGATAATTTCATATGGGCAAATTGCAGAGCAAATTGTAAATTACAGAAGTCCAATAGGATTAGTAATTACAGCAACAGTAAGTCAAAATCATTTTGTTGTTTTAAATGGTATATGGCAATATTTTGACTCAAATGGATATCTACAAAATTATATAATGATTATGGATCCAGCTATAGGTGGAGTAATTAGTATTCCTGATTCTGAGTTGAGAGATAATGACAATTACCAGGATTACTTAGATGCGATAAGAGTATTTAAACCATATTGA
- a CDS encoding aspartate ammonia-lyase, with the protein MSRIEKDFLGSIELSDLELYGIHTKRAFANFNVSGKSVDKDLIKALVMVKKACAIANYEVGLLDEKIKDAIVFACDEILAGKYDDQFIVDRFQGGAGTSTNMNVNEVIANVALIHIGRKPGEYDIIHPINHVNMSQSTNDVYPTALRIATIWNVRELSEECAELQKSLQKKEHEFEDVIKAGRTQLQDALPVTLGQEFGAYAQAISRDRWRLYKVEERLRVVNLGATAVGTGVNAPLKYIFKVIEILRNLTKIGLARSDYLMDATQNADVFVECSGLLKALAVNLSKIANDLRLLSSGPNTGFNEINLPAVQAGSSIMPGKVNPVIPELINTIAFQVMANDFAITLAAQAGQLELNAFLPLIANNLLESLKILKNGIKIFRQQCIDGITANKEKCLEYAKKTPAIAASLIDKIGYDKAAEITKKAILENKQIIDVVKELNIMDEKEAQELLNPFEFIKFKE; encoded by the coding sequence ATGTCAAGAATAGAAAAAGATTTCTTGGGCAGTATTGAGCTTTCTGACCTTGAGCTTTACGGAATTCACACAAAACGCGCTTTTGCTAATTTTAACGTTTCTGGAAAGAGCGTTGACAAAGATTTAATAAAAGCGCTTGTCATGGTCAAAAAAGCGTGCGCAATTGCAAATTATGAAGTTGGTCTTTTGGATGAAAAAATTAAAGATGCTATTGTCTTTGCATGTGACGAAATTCTGGCAGGAAAATATGATGACCAGTTTATTGTAGACAGATTCCAGGGCGGTGCGGGAACATCTACAAATATGAATGTAAACGAAGTTATTGCAAACGTAGCCTTAATTCACATTGGAAGAAAACCGGGTGAGTATGACATAATTCATCCAATCAACCATGTAAATATGTCACAGTCAACAAACGATGTGTACCCTACAGCCCTGCGAATTGCCACTATATGGAATGTAAGAGAACTTTCAGAAGAATGTGCAGAACTTCAAAAAAGCCTTCAGAAAAAAGAGCATGAATTTGAAGATGTGATCAAGGCAGGAAGAACTCAGCTGCAGGATGCCCTACCTGTAACACTTGGTCAGGAGTTTGGTGCATATGCCCAAGCTATCTCACGCGACAGATGGAGACTTTATAAAGTAGAAGAGCGGCTAAGAGTTGTCAATCTTGGTGCAACTGCTGTTGGCACAGGAGTAAACGCACCTTTGAAATACATCTTTAAAGTGATAGAAATACTAAGAAACCTTACCAAAATTGGCTTGGCTCGTTCAGACTATCTTATGGATGCAACACAGAACGCAGACGTTTTTGTTGAATGCTCTGGGCTTTTGAAAGCCTTGGCAGTAAATCTCTCAAAGATTGCAAATGACCTTCGTCTTCTTTCCTCTGGACCAAACACGGGCTTTAATGAGATAAACCTGCCAGCTGTTCAGGCAGGTTCAAGCATTATGCCAGGAAAGGTAAATCCTGTAATTCCTGAGCTTATAAACACAATAGCTTTTCAGGTGATGGCAAACGACTTTGCAATAACTTTAGCAGCGCAGGCTGGTCAGCTTGAGCTGAATGCTTTTTTACCTCTGATAGCAAACAATCTTCTTGAAAGTCTTAAAATTCTCAAAAACGGTATTAAAATTTTCAGGCAGCAGTGTATAGATGGTATAACAGCAAACAAAGAAAAATGTTTAGAGTATGCAAAAAAGACTCCTGCTATTGCAGCAAGCTTAATCGACAAGATTGGATATGACAAGGCAGCAGAAATTACAAAAAAGGCAATTCTTGAGAACAAACAAATAATTGATGTTGTCAAAGAGCTAAATATTATGGATGAAAAAGAAGCACAAGAGCTTTTGAATCCTTTTGAGTTTATAAAGTTTAAAGAATGA
- the hydF gene encoding [FeFe] hydrogenase H-cluster maturation GTPase HydF, which translates to MNTTPSSERLHIAIFGKRNAGKSSLINAITNQPIAIVSDMPGTTTDPVYKSMEILPLGPVVLIDTAGIDDEGILGKLRVEKTLEVLNKTDIAILVVSDIDDLTYEKQLAKLFDEKKVQKIGVLNKIDKDPNYKEKLSFLQSSLGMPFLAVSCVTLKGIDELKSSLSKLVPDVGEDLRIVGDLINPGDFVVLVVPIDKAAPKGRLILPQQQTIRDILDSDAIAIVTKEYELKETIENLGKKPAIVITDSQAFLKVDADTPPDIPLTSFSILFARYKGDLVEFVEGVRKIKDLKPGDTVLIAEACTHHRQSDDIGTVKIPRWLRQIAGFDINFEWVSGYNYPKDLTKYKLIIHCGGCMITRREMLFRVELAKKQGVPITNYGLMIAYVHGILPRALKPFGIEFEY; encoded by the coding sequence ATGAACACAACACCGAGCAGTGAAAGGCTTCACATAGCTATATTTGGAAAGCGAAACGCTGGTAAGTCAAGCTTAATCAATGCCATCACAAACCAGCCAATTGCGATTGTGTCTGACATGCCAGGAACTACAACCGACCCTGTTTACAAATCAATGGAGATTTTGCCGCTCGGGCCTGTTGTTTTGATTGACACAGCAGGAATTGACGATGAAGGTATACTAGGCAAGCTCAGGGTTGAAAAGACACTGGAGGTTTTGAACAAAACAGATATTGCAATCTTAGTGGTATCTGATATAGATGATTTGACGTATGAAAAGCAGCTTGCAAAACTTTTTGACGAGAAAAAAGTGCAAAAAATTGGTGTTTTGAATAAGATTGACAAAGACCCAAATTATAAAGAAAAACTTTCTTTTTTGCAGTCAAGCTTGGGAATGCCATTTTTAGCTGTGTCATGTGTTACTTTAAAAGGCATTGATGAGCTAAAAAGTTCACTTTCAAAGCTTGTGCCAGATGTTGGAGAGGATTTGCGAATAGTAGGAGATTTGATAAACCCGGGTGACTTTGTAGTTTTAGTTGTGCCGATTGACAAGGCAGCCCCAAAAGGAAGATTGATTTTGCCTCAGCAGCAGACAATAAGAGATATTCTGGATTCTGATGCAATTGCAATTGTGACAAAGGAATACGAGCTTAAAGAAACTATCGAAAATCTTGGTAAAAAACCTGCAATTGTAATAACAGACTCACAAGCTTTTTTAAAGGTTGACGCAGACACCCCACCTGATATTCCTCTTACTTCATTTTCAATTTTGTTTGCAAGATACAAAGGGGATTTGGTGGAGTTTGTTGAGGGAGTCAGGAAAATTAAAGATTTAAAACCTGGAGATACAGTTTTGATTGCCGAGGCATGTACACACCACAGGCAATCAGATGATATTGGAACTGTTAAAATTCCAAGGTGGCTCCGCCAGATAGCTGGATTTGATATAAACTTTGAGTGGGTATCAGGCTACAATTATCCAAAAGACCTCACAAAGTATAAGCTTATAATCCACTGTGGTGGCTGTATGATAACACGAAGAGAGATGCTATTTAGAGTAGAACTTGCTAAAAAACAGGGTGTGCCAATAACAAACTATGGTCTAATGATTGCATATGTCCATGGAATCTTGCCAAGAGCATTAAAACCGTTTGGGATTGAGTTTGAATATTAA
- a CDS encoding SIMPL domain-containing protein: MNSKNITCVIVALILGISLTVSSYFLSNGLINLRAERKVITVTGSAKKQLRSDLVKWTGMYTVVAKDLKEAYKLLEESQKKVKDYFLSKGLSEKDLIFSSISTQTIYEMLPNGIYSTKVDSYKLSQSIQITSKDVDKITDLSRKSTELINSGVQFESMPPQYYYTKLADLKIQMLSLATEDAVRRAKQIAKSTGSSVERLKSASMGVFQITPLYSTEVSDYGINDTTSIDKEITAVVNCEFIIK, from the coding sequence TTGAATAGTAAAAATATTACCTGTGTTATTGTGGCTTTAATTTTAGGAATTTCTTTGACAGTTTCATCTTACTTTTTATCAAACGGCCTTATAAATTTAAGGGCAGAAAGAAAGGTCATTACAGTAACAGGCTCTGCAAAAAAACAGCTTCGCTCTGACCTTGTCAAGTGGACAGGGATGTACACTGTTGTGGCAAAAGATTTAAAAGAAGCTTACAAACTTTTAGAAGAAAGTCAAAAGAAGGTGAAAGACTATTTCCTTTCGAAAGGACTTTCTGAAAAGGACTTAATTTTTTCTTCAATTTCAACTCAAACAATATACGAGATGCTTCCAAATGGAATATATTCAACAAAAGTTGATAGCTACAAGCTTTCGCAAAGCATTCAGATTACATCAAAAGATGTAGACAAGATTACAGATCTTTCTCGAAAGTCAACAGAGCTTATAAACTCCGGTGTTCAGTTTGAGTCTATGCCACCTCAGTATTATTACACAAAGCTTGCAGATTTAAAAATTCAGATGCTTTCTTTAGCGACAGAAGATGCTGTAAGAAGAGCAAAACAGATTGCAAAGAGCACAGGAAGTAGCGTTGAAAGATTAAAATCTGCTTCTATGGGTGTTTTTCAGATAACTCCGCTTTATTCAACTGAAGTTAGTGACTATGGAATAAATGATACAACATCAATAGATAAAGAAATAACTGCTGTTGTGAACTGTGAGTTTATAATAAAATAA
- a CDS encoding GNAT family N-acetyltransferase, producing the protein MIRKLSNADFKTLMDFVRKEKEWNIFIIGDILSFGFDSPVVEVWGEFDVISGNLKAVLLRYRRDLIFYSDSGSWDIDSFCNIILTTKCKVLSGKKDVVVPFLKALNVLNKREQLFMKLDSSVAKNKFELSQEEFEKVKVINKDNLEENLDKLELIVYLYQSIEEFLNPSTFEQLRQDVLMGRSRIYYIEEDGMVVSSARTSAEIADMAMVLSVCTMHEYRSRGYATMCMKRLCSDLIKEGKSLCLFCDNPKAANIYRKIGFQQIGTWVTLGL; encoded by the coding sequence ATGATAAGGAAACTTTCAAATGCTGATTTTAAAACTCTTATGGATTTTGTCCGAAAGGAAAAAGAGTGGAATATTTTTATAATTGGCGATATTTTAAGTTTTGGTTTTGACTCACCAGTTGTTGAGGTTTGGGGAGAATTTGACGTTATTTCTGGGAATTTAAAAGCAGTTCTTCTTCGCTATCGCAGAGATTTGATTTTCTATTCAGATTCTGGCAGCTGGGACATTGACTCATTTTGCAACATAATACTTACAACAAAGTGCAAAGTTCTTTCTGGCAAAAAGGATGTTGTTGTGCCGTTTTTGAAAGCACTGAATGTGCTTAATAAAAGAGAGCAACTTTTTATGAAGCTTGACAGCAGTGTAGCTAAGAATAAATTTGAACTTTCTCAGGAAGAGTTTGAAAAGGTCAAGGTAATAAATAAGGATAATTTAGAAGAAAACCTTGACAAGCTTGAACTAATAGTATACTTATATCAGTCTATAGAAGAATTTTTAAATCCCTCAACGTTTGAACAACTAAGACAGGATGTTTTGATGGGAAGAAGCAGGATATATTATATAGAAGAAGATGGGATGGTTGTATCATCTGCACGAACGAGTGCAGAAATTGCAGACATGGCAATGGTTTTAAGTGTTTGCACAATGCACGAGTATCGTTCAAGAGGATACGCTACTATGTGCATGAAAAGACTTTGCAGTGATTTGATAAAAGAGGGCAAATCGCTTTGCTTGTTTTGTGACAATCCTAAAGCTGCTAATATATACAGAAAGATTGGCTTTCAGCAGATTGGTACATGGGTAACATTGGGATTGTAA
- a CDS encoding alpha-galactosidase: MPITFNPQTNMFFIEAKNTSYVIKLFKGKFLSHVYWGKKIKEFEWTDFDVTGERAFGPTPDLNDKTYTFDTMLLEYPAYGNSDFRHPAYQVQQEDGSRITNLVYKTHRIYDGKPKLEGLPTTYVESSDEAQTLEIDLYDDLIDLKVTLIYTAYKDYDAITRSVRFENLGKQKLKILRAMSACVDFPEGDFELLHLWGSWARERYIERTPLIHGTQIIESARGESSHQHNPFIALLSKGATEKFGDVFGFSLVYSGNFAAIVEKDQYNLVRVTIGINPFEFTWVLDPGEKFQTPEVVMVYSQEGLGGMSRTYHKLYRKRLCRGAYRDKRRPILINSWEAAYFNFNEEKLLALAKEAKELGIELFVLDDGWFGKRDDDTSSLGDWFVDRRKLPNGLDGLGKKLNEMGLKFGLWFEPEMISPDSELYRKHPDWCIQVRGRSLTQCRNQYVLDITREDVRKEILRMMKEILKAAPIEYIKWDMNRPLTEVGSLELPPERQKEVFHRYVLGLYQMMEELTTEFPHILFEGCSGGGGRFDPGILYYMPQIWTSDDTDAIERLKIQFGTSIVYPASTMGAHVSIVPNHQVGRITPMKTRGIVALSGCFGYELDLTKLSCEDKEEIKRQIELYKRIWHIVFEGDLFRLISPFEGNSAAWMYVTEDKKEAVVFYVEILRQPNPPIKRLKLDGLDPSKSYLIEGEQKTRFGDELMNIGLMIPQMWGDFNSHMWILKAVD; encoded by the coding sequence ATGCCAATAACCTTTAACCCACAAACAAATATGTTTTTCATAGAAGCAAAAAACACAAGCTATGTTATAAAGCTTTTCAAAGGAAAGTTTTTGTCCCATGTTTACTGGGGCAAAAAGATAAAAGAGTTTGAGTGGACAGATTTTGATGTGACAGGCGAAAGAGCGTTTGGTCCAACACCTGACCTAAATGACAAAACATACACATTTGATACAATGCTTTTAGAATACCCTGCATATGGCAATTCTGATTTTAGGCATCCCGCGTATCAAGTTCAGCAGGAAGACGGTTCTCGTATCACAAACCTTGTTTACAAAACTCACAGAATCTATGATGGAAAGCCCAAACTTGAAGGTCTTCCAACAACATATGTCGAGTCGTCTGATGAAGCCCAGACACTGGAGATTGACCTTTATGATGATTTGATTGACTTGAAAGTCACATTGATTTATACAGCCTACAAAGATTATGATGCAATAACAAGAAGCGTAAGATTTGAGAACTTAGGAAAACAAAAACTAAAAATCCTTCGTGCAATGAGTGCATGTGTTGACTTTCCAGAAGGGGATTTTGAACTTTTGCACCTGTGGGGTTCATGGGCAAGAGAAAGATACATAGAGAGAACTCCTCTTATCCACGGAACTCAGATAATTGAAAGTGCAAGAGGTGAAAGCTCACATCAACACAATCCGTTTATAGCACTTTTATCAAAGGGTGCGACCGAAAAGTTTGGAGACGTTTTTGGGTTTTCTCTTGTCTACAGTGGTAATTTTGCTGCAATTGTTGAAAAAGACCAGTACAATCTTGTTAGGGTGACAATTGGTATAAATCCATTTGAGTTCACCTGGGTGTTAGATCCAGGCGAGAAGTTTCAGACACCCGAGGTTGTAATGGTTTATTCACAAGAGGGCTTGGGAGGAATGTCTCGCACATACCACAAGCTTTACAGAAAAAGACTTTGCAGAGGAGCATATCGAGACAAGAGAAGACCAATTCTGATAAACAGCTGGGAAGCAGCATATTTCAATTTCAATGAAGAAAAGCTTTTGGCATTGGCAAAAGAGGCAAAAGAGCTTGGGATTGAGCTATTTGTACTTGATGATGGATGGTTTGGCAAAAGAGATGATGACACAAGCTCGCTTGGAGACTGGTTTGTTGACAGAAGAAAGCTTCCAAATGGCTTAGATGGGCTTGGCAAAAAGCTAAATGAAATGGGGCTCAAATTTGGGCTTTGGTTTGAGCCTGAGATGATATCCCCTGATAGTGAACTTTACAGAAAGCATCCTGATTGGTGCATTCAAGTTCGAGGAAGAAGCTTGACTCAGTGCAGGAACCAGTACGTTCTGGACATTACAAGAGAGGATGTAAGAAAAGAGATTTTGAGAATGATGAAGGAGATTCTAAAAGCAGCTCCAATTGAATATATCAAGTGGGACATGAACAGACCCTTAACAGAGGTGGGTTCGCTTGAGCTTCCACCTGAGAGGCAAAAAGAGGTCTTCCACAGATATGTTCTGGGACTTTATCAAATGATGGAAGAGCTTACAACAGAGTTTCCGCACATCTTATTTGAAGGATGTTCTGGCGGTGGTGGAAGATTTGACCCGGGAATTTTGTATTACATGCCTCAAATTTGGACGAGTGATGACACAGATGCAATAGAGAGGCTTAAAATCCAGTTTGGTACAAGCATTGTATATCCAGCATCTACGATGGGTGCTCATGTATCAATTGTGCCGAACCATCAGGTTGGTAGGATAACACCAATGAAGACAAGAGGAATTGTAGCGCTTTCAGGTTGTTTTGGGTATGAACTTGATTTGACAAAGCTATCTTGTGAGGACAAAGAAGAGATTAAAAGACAAATTGAGCTTTACAAGAGAATATGGCATATAGTGTTTGAAGGTGATTTGTTCAGATTAATTTCTCCATTTGAGGGAAATAGCGCTGCATGGATGTATGTGACAGAGGACAAAAAAGAGGCAGTTGTATTCTATGTTGAAATTTTAAGGCAGCCAAACCCACCAATCAAAAGGTTAAAATTAGATGGTCTTGACCCCAGCAAGAGCTATTTAATTGAAGGTGAGCAAAAAACAAGGTTTGGCGATGAGCTTATGAACATAGGACTTATGATTCCTCAGATGTGGGGAGACTTTAATTCTCATATGTGGATTTTAAAAGCAGTTGATTAG
- the cas6 gene encoding CRISPR-associated endoribonuclease Cas6 yields the protein MRIKVDFESQKPIELPIHYNYFVQSMIYNTIDDKIYATFLHDKGYEVDLKNFKLFSFSRLEGPFKIVGNDSNKKIVFDKKVSLIISSPVEDFITKFSTGLLKKDQIYLKDNILYVTSVNMLKKPKFSSLHKIKMLSPMCAYKTIRNENSEYKHFFTPFEDEFYNLISQNLMKKCKLLIKDFDEKSFRFDLKPLKVEEKTHFKPMLFKKTPIKGWLGFYTIETDPRIMEVAYYCGLGSKNSQGFGLFEIIE from the coding sequence ATGCGAATAAAAGTAGATTTTGAATCACAAAAGCCAATAGAACTTCCCATTCATTACAACTACTTTGTCCAGTCCATGATTTACAATACTATTGATGATAAAATTTATGCAACATTTTTACATGATAAGGGATATGAGGTTGATTTGAAAAACTTTAAACTCTTTTCATTTTCTCGCTTAGAAGGACCATTTAAAATTGTGGGAAATGATTCAAATAAAAAGATAGTCTTTGACAAAAAGGTTTCACTTATAATCTCTTCACCTGTTGAGGATTTTATTACAAAGTTTTCAACCGGGCTTTTAAAAAAAGACCAAATCTATCTAAAAGATAATATACTATATGTGACATCTGTAAATATGCTCAAAAAACCGAAATTTTCAAGTCTTCATAAAATAAAAATGTTGTCTCCTATGTGTGCATACAAAACAATCAGAAACGAAAATTCAGAATACAAGCACTTTTTTACTCCTTTTGAGGATGAGTTCTATAACCTCATTTCTCAAAACCTGATGAAAAAATGCAAGCTTTTAATAAAAGACTTTGACGAAAAAAGCTTTAGATTTGATTTAAAACCACTGAAGGTTGAAGAAAAAACACACTTTAAACCCATGCTTTTTAAAAAGACGCCTATAAAAGGCTGGCTTGGTTTTTATACAATTGAAACTGACCCAAGAATAATGGAAGTTGCATATTACTGCGGACTTGGCTCAAAAAACTCCCAGGGATTTGGACTTTTCGAAATCATAGAGTAA